A single genomic interval of candidate division WOR-3 bacterium harbors:
- the wecB gene encoding UDP-N-acetylglucosamine 2-epimerase (non-hydrolyzing): MDKIAIVAGARPNFMKVAPVLKVYEKLTGKNMLFVHTGQHYDFSMSETFLEELDLRKPDAFLGAGSGSHAFQTSKVMTEFEKWCTENKPSSIVVAGDVNSTMACAITAAKIGIPSAHIESGLRSFDRSMPEEINRMVTDQLSEILFTTCKNAGDNLKKENVFGRVYFVGNPMIDSLVYISGKLDGKILGSMDLQKGEYCLVTIHRPSNVDDQENLKIIADILTGLSDMIKIVFPVHPRTLKKLKNSAYKEKLLKKDIILTEPLKYSKFIEVEKNAKLVLTDSGGVQEETTYFKVPCLTLRPNTERPITVTEGTNELVPLDFSIIKSKVSDIIAGKWKKGVVPELWDGRAGERIARYLADW; this comes from the coding sequence ATGGACAAAATCGCTATTGTAGCCGGCGCAAGGCCTAATTTCATGAAAGTTGCCCCTGTTTTAAAGGTTTATGAGAAGCTAACAGGTAAAAATATGCTGTTTGTCCACACCGGTCAGCATTACGACTTTTCAATGAGCGAAACTTTTCTCGAAGAATTAGACCTTCGAAAACCTGACGCTTTCCTCGGTGCGGGGAGCGGAAGCCATGCATTCCAGACTTCAAAAGTTATGACCGAATTCGAGAAATGGTGCACCGAAAACAAACCCAGTAGTATAGTGGTCGCCGGCGATGTCAATTCGACTATGGCATGCGCGATAACAGCGGCAAAGATTGGAATCCCATCCGCTCATATAGAATCGGGTCTTAGATCTTTCGACAGGAGCATGCCCGAAGAGATAAACAGAATGGTAACTGATCAACTCAGTGAAATACTATTCACAACCTGCAAAAACGCAGGGGATAATCTTAAAAAGGAAAACGTCTTCGGGCGGGTTTATTTCGTTGGAAATCCAATGATAGATTCACTGGTTTATATATCCGGAAAACTCGACGGAAAAATCCTTGGTTCTATGGATTTGCAAAAAGGAGAATACTGCCTTGTCACAATACACAGGCCATCAAATGTCGACGACCAAGAAAATTTAAAAATAATCGCTGACATCCTGACAGGTTTATCGGACATGATAAAAATCGTCTTCCCAGTTCATCCGAGAACTTTGAAAAAACTTAAAAACTCCGCGTATAAAGAGAAACTTCTAAAAAAAGATATAATTCTAACCGAACCCCTCAAATACAGCAAGTTTATAGAGGTTGAAAAAAACGCGAAATTAGTCTTGACAGACTCCGGAGGAGTCCAGGAAGAGACGACTTATTTTAAAGTTCCATGCCTGACCCTCAGACCGAATACTGAAAGGCCGATAACAGTGACAGAAGGCACAAATGAACTCGTTCCTCTCGACTTTTCGATCATAAAAAGCAAAGTGTCTGATATAATCGCCGGAAAATGGAAAAAAGGCGTTGTCCCAGAACTCTGGGACGGCAGAGCTGGAGAAAGAATAGCCCGTTATTTGGCTGATTGGTGA